Genomic segment of Cryptococcus depauperatus CBS 7841 chromosome 8, complete sequence:
TCTCAACGCTAACAACTCCAAGTCAACACTTGCTCGTCGACAGCATGCTTACGGTCAAGTTCAGTCAGTGAAGCATCCAAGTCTCTATATACAGTCGTTCAGCAGGAAGAAAATCAATTCAAGCAAACCACAGCTGACGAGAATAACCGTTGGCGACAATGGGTTTCATCAACAAGCAACCGAGACCTGTAGACCTGAACATTCATCCATTTGTGCTCTGCTTTAGCATACCTGGTGAAAGGCACCCTCTTTCAAGAATCATTTGCCATTCCAGTCAACTTAAATATCTTTATTATTGAAATATATAATCAAGATAATTTATACACTTGTCCACATTCCTGGTAATAAAATGATGACGACACGACTTCTCATACTCTAGATATAGAGCTCATCGGACATGGCCGCAtactttgactttttcttttatgGTGACGTCATTACTATTCGTAAGCAGCGGATAAGTCAAGAGCTGAATTTTGAAGTAGAACATATTCTCAATGTCTATTGCAAGAGCTATATTGAAGGAAGTTCAGTATAAACCGATAGCTCGACTAGTTGTACCTCACGCTCAAACTACTTACAAGTCTTCAGTTCAGATCCGCCCTATTCGTTCATTCGGGACATCCATTCATAGTTACACTCAAGTTCCAAAAAGCATGAAAGCTATATTGATCAAAGGCGGGACTGGTCATGCTGAGTCACTTTATCTGGGCCAAGAGCCTACGCCTGAACCTGGACCAAACCAGGTGCAAGTCAAGGTCGGTGGGTTATTGGAGATTGAGAACCCTACTGAGATTCCTGAATGCAGATCAAGTACTTTGGCTTGAATCGAATGGATGTTCTTCAAAGAGAGGGAAAGTATCCCTTGCCTCCTCAAGCGTCAAAGACAATCTTGGGTGTCGAGTTTTCTGGGGTTGTCACCAAACTGGGCAAAGATGCCaacaaatggaaagaaggtgATGAGGTATTTGGCTTGGCTTACGGGGTAAGCATTATGAGGTGTTGATAATATTCACATTCACCTGCCTCTAGGGGGCCTACGCCGAATATATAGTATCTCCCGAGATAATGCTCTTGTCCAAACCAAAGCAGCTCAGCTGGGTAGAAGCTGCTGGTCTTCCCGAAGTATGGATGACAGGTGAGGTCTGTTGATGTGGTAGACTGCTGCAATGCTAAGAATGCTGGTCTTAGCCACTCAAGCCCTGACCCTTGAAGCTCCCTTGCGAAAAGGCCAAAACGTCTTGATTCATGCTGGAGCATCTGGGGTTGGTATAGCAGCCATCCAGATTGCCTGTGTGTCCTACCTGATCTTTAGCACTGCCCTTGCGCTGACATCTAGGCAGTGCATGTCCTCGGAGCCGATAAAGTCTTTACGACATGCGGTTCAGACGAGAAAGTGGAATTTCTTAGAGAGCTTGGGAATCATTCCAGCCAACTACACGTTTTCAACTACAAGACTCAAAGTTTGTGCCGATCTGTAGCTACTTGATGATTGCTAATGGGTCGTGgtagattttgaagaagaaatcaaaaaggTCACCGATGGGGTTGATCTCATCATTGACTTTATAGGCACTGATTATTACTTTAAAAATGTCAACTCCCTTCGTCTGGATGGTACACTCTATTCActtgcttttctctctgGAGCAAAATTCCCAGAAGGAGCTAGTATGGCGCCATTGTTGGGCAAGAGATTAACATTCAAAGGGTCGAGCCTAAGGTCGAGGAGTCCAGAATATCAGCAAAACTTGCTGAAAACATTTGAGGAGAAAATTTTGCCCCAGATCTTAAGCGGTACGATGAAGATTAAAGTGCACGACGTAAGCCCATACAGCCAAGACACAAAAGACCCAATGCAACAGACATGCTGAATCTGTTTATAGGTACTCTCATGGACTAGAGTGACTGAAGCTCACAAAGCCATGGAGGGAAATAAGAACAGCGGAAAGGTAAGACTTGTTTTACAATACAATAGGACTAATATCTTTTATACAGATTGTTTTGGAAGTGACCGAGGAGCCACAACATTCTCTGTAGCGTCAATATCTCTCGTTAAGAATAACATTTGAAGACAcagaattgaaaagtatgCATAACAACACTTTAAACCTCTATATCCAGATTATGTTTAAGATATCCATTACCGCGGAGATTGACTGAACTCCACCGACACGTTCCCTTTacaatttcttttcttttcttttcttgaattATTTAATTTTCTAAAaacaagcaaaaaaaagaaaagacaatagCACAACTaatgtttttctttcttcgtcctctCGCTCTATCCGCTCGCCCAAttttgagaagaggctATGCTGCTTCTGCAGGTGGAAATCCCCATTTGACACATCCTACTGACTCTCGCTCACAACAACTACGTGAGATGCTCTACCCGTCTGATTCCTACTCTCCTACCTCGTCCACTCCCACTGGAACCTACCACCCTGATTACCTTGAGAGACTGCAAACAGTTGTGCCTTCAGCGGAAGCTTATGAAACTATTGAACGGGCATGGCAGCTTTATCAACGCGAACGTCGTGAAGCCCGAAAAGTAGCACTGAATGCCAAGTACCAAAGTATGGTGAGAGCATGCGATGAGCTTGAGCAAATAACAAACCCTGCGAATGGAGGCCCAGAGAGTGCAGAAGGTAAAGGAGGTTTGTATCATCGATTGGTGTACGATGAGTCAGTCGCGCAGGCTAGACAGGCTCAAAAGAAGGGCGAGCAACCAAAAGGCAGGAAGACCAGCGAACAAAAATGGTTAGACAGTAGAGCTCAAGGTCTAGTGCCAAGAGAGAGTTGGATTCCGGTAGAGagcagaggaaaaggctggGACTATGATTGGCAAAGGCCGAGCAAATAGTCATGTGCGTAGGAAAGATTGCAATAAAACGTAAATGCTAATGGCACTGTAGAAGGACATCATATATGTATGCATATGATGCTACACTTTAAAAAATGCACATCCACGTCTTTAAGAGCTCTTCTTTCGTAATCAATATTGATGATACTCAGTACCAGCCTTCCAGATGACATCTCTCAAGGATAATTGGCACTCCAAGTAGCGCCAGCCAAAATTTGTGCGATGTCTGGCTCATCATCTAGGATTGTGTTCAAGTAAACAATGTCGGCTTTGGCTTGCCGAAGATCATAAGAACCAAGTTGAGGCAGGCCATCTTGCTAGAAATAGAGATAATTATTTCCGTCAATCCACGCATAGACCAATATCGAAACTTTGAAAAGGTGACAACTTACGAGCTTAgcaatcttctttttgatggtttcttgattttccTTGGGCTTGTCCACCAAATGTTGAAAGCCTTTGCTGAGCTCATAAGGGATGGCTGTTAACCTTCAGAAACGTCGGCACTCGGTCACGGAATCTTACGAGTTGACTTACGGGGCACCTGTACCGGCTGTAGCTGATGGAAGCGTGTGTTGGCTGTTACCACTACCAACTCGGTGAGTAGTGTATCAAAATTGTACGATATTCCAGACTTACTCAAAGAAATGGTGATTAGCTTTACTTGCGTCTACAGTCATCATTATGTCGTTCAACTCTTTGTATGCGATAAATATAAATGAAGGTATTTGCTCGACGCAGGTGTAACAAAGAGACCTTGGTGGGTTAATGGCACAAACTATATATCCGGATATCGCATCTTACTGTCACGAATTTACAAATCAAAGACCATGATACGTCGTTTTCCAGTTCAAACGAAGAAAGTTAGAACAAAGCATCATGCTTCGCCATGACGTCAATGCgatgtctttcttttgagtCTTTACCATTTACAAATGAGTCGAGACCCCACATACTGGTGAACCTACTACAAAGGTATGAGCATCAGCTTTACAACAGCTTGAAACATTGTTTTGAACATGTGTCATACATGTAAGTAACTGTCCCAAGAAATTGCGGAATTGAAGTTAGTCAATTGTCTTAGCTGCCTGAATCATAGTGGAGGGCGATGGGTCGTCAAACAATTGACATTATATGAATCAAAAATTTCCAAACGGTTCACAGATAAAAGGAAGAGGTAAGGAGAAAAACAACAGAGATATGAGAATACCAGTAAAAGATAGTGTGTGCTTATTTTGACAAACTCTTATCTGAGTAATAATTGTGTAGAGCGACTGAAAATAGGTCGAGTTTCGTCTGCGTAATTTGTAATGTTCAACGCTGtcaccaaaagaaaagcaacaCGTGAAGGCGTGCTGAATCAATAACTCACTGCAGTCAGCTGGATCATATGTGATTTTCGTTTTTGGTGGATCAATGCTCTTTTCAACGCCGTATCTCACTTCTCGTGTCAATAGCAAACTCGTCCTTATCGACTCTTGATAATCAATAACAATATTTTCTGCCCTAAtgccaaagaagatgaaagatgatgagataCTATCTCGAAAAACCGTTTACTACATTTGCATTGATACTTCGTTTTTCTAAACTTAATAAAAATGAAATCCAAATGTGTTTAGCACAGTAGCTCAATGCGCTTGTCATTGAGAGTAAACAAGTCAAGTTATCAACTATTAAATCTGAAACTTCGCACATACAAAAAAATTAAGGTCCTGGTACATCTATCAATAGCTTAGTTCTCTGGTCTATCTTTTGTCGTCTAGTCGTCTTCGTCATGAGACCTAGCAGCACGTTTAGCCAAGCTGTATACAAAATCCATCAGTtactttgcctttgtaACTTATCGATTAGCGTATGATGTTTTTTTACTTACGCAGCAGCTAAATCCATTTGTCCAGGGGCCTTTCCTGGTTGTTGCACCTGTCCCAGTTTATTTGCAATTTTCGGTTGAAACTTTGGTGCGGTAGGCACAGACGGTTTTCCGCTGAGTGCAGGCTTAGCAGGGATAACGGGTTTGGTTTTGATAACCGGCGGCACCCTACCAGCAGCTGAAGTTGGACGAGAAGGGATAGGCGATGAACCAGATGATGCCAGAGTTGCAGTTGCCGCATTTTTCGTTTTCCACGACTGAACAGCAGACCCATTTGTAATTGGGGCAGAGGGCGGAATAGATGGTGGTAGCCTGTGAGCGggaggaggtggaggtggaggtggaggcggGGCTTGCTCTACTATTTTAAGGCTAATATTTGTCAGTACTCAACAATGTAGTAACACAAAATTACACCGACTAATTTGATGGCGCCCAGCCTTCTTGCCCATTCTTAATGACCATCCACCACCCAttgtcttccttttccttgagcTCCACTTCCTCGCCCTTGACGAGGTTTATCTCACCCTCCTGGCCTGTAAAGTTGTACAACGCTGTGTACGTTTCTTTTGGCGGGCCAGCTGCTGGGGGAGGAGGCGGGGGAGGCAGCACGCCACGGCCTGGTATGGAAGGTGCTGGACGAGAAGCACTCGCTGTAATAGAATTAGCAGGGGTCTTATTCGAAACGAGGGAAGAAGGTGTGTTGCTGAGTATTGTAGGGGCGGCAGGTTTAGTGGCTCCTGGTAGAGCAACCGCAGCGGGCCTTCCAGTGTTCATCGGTCGACTAGACTGCACAGCTCTTGCAGccttcttggctttgggTTTACGAGGTGGCATAGGGTTAGAAACACTGTTAGGGGGTTGACCTGAAGCAATTTGAATGGTGTGACTCTTGTAGGCAGCATCACCAACGATAGTTTCGTTTTTTTGGGCTTTGATTACAGcatgcttttctttctttttggcatAATTGATGCTACCATAAAACTATTAGCCTCTGTATTATGCCAGTGAAGGGTTACTTACGCAGGTCCGATATTAACATTTATGTTTCCACCAGTCAATGAGAGGATAACGGTTACCATTTCGGTCTTGAAGGCAGAAGTAAAAACTGGATCACCTTCCTCACAGGAGTTGACATTGAGTGCAACGAAATCGTCTTGCAAGTTGGTTAAAGAGATGGCCCTTATGCTGACAAGGGGGATCTTTCGTTCCAAGATAGTTTGGATGCGTCCATCCTTGACCAGAGAAATGACAAAATAAACAGCCTTGTCAGTCTGTCGCTCACGTCAGCTATATCTCAAACAGAACTTTCTCTATTGAATCTCACAATGATCAAGAATCTAGGGCTGAGTTTACTCGACCGACCAAGTTTGGAAACCAAGAGTTCGGCCCGAGAGCTAAAGTACACTTGTTCAGCAGGACCAATCGTAGCTGCATTTCTTAGCAATTCGCCTTGCGGACTCTTGCCTCCCACATCTAGATAGTCGCCCATAAATTTGCGCATGCCCAAAAGACtgaatcttcttctttcttttctgccGGCCAGCACCTCATGACCATAGTCGCGCTTACGGGCGTAAACGAGCCCTTCACGCTGATTTTTCCAAAAGCGTTGAATCTTCGTAGCTGCTTCATGCTTACGTCGAACGTGGGCTCGCCATGCGCGCTGGATACGTGAGGCCATAGTATGCCAATAGCGATCTCGTTCGCCCTCAAGATAAAAGAGCGTTTCAGGATTCTTGATAAAAGCTTTTGTAACGCCCATTTGCCACTCTtcctttttgatctttgcGTCGGTTAGAATTCTTTCACAACCAGATCGGTCATCTCCTGTCCAAATATAATTGCCCGCATAAGAAGTAGCAGGAGATAAGAGATAGAAACGTTGAATCATCTTGGAAAACTCTGCACGATAGGCAAAACCTGCTCGTCGAACCCTAATATTTTCTTGAAGACCAAGGTATTTGACTTGGTGAAGAACTGCTTTATCATCATACTCAGTTGGGGAACGGTGCTGATTGGGCTTGATTGTGCGGATATAATGTGGTTGGCATCTGAGATTATGATTAGCTGATATACACaaagttgttgattgaCTTGCTTCATGAGATTATCCACAAGTAAATTAGCCGATAATTTGATCTTATCACCAGCAGTTGGGGGTCTTTTCTTCGAGGTATGGTCCACCTTTTCAGGGAAAAGAGTATGCAAGAAGGTATCCTTACTCCCTTCAATCAAATCTAGGATGTCCTTGATCAGGGTATCCTTGTTTTTGTCAGTCATGCCAGCGACGTTGTATAGTACATCGCCGGCATAGTGCTTAATGAGAAATTTGTTGCCCCGAGCTTCAAAATTGGGGCTGGAAGCGAGCATGGATGATCGCTGAATGAAGGAATTGTCAGCGGCAGATGGATCAGCATGAGCTGTGGCAGTAGCATCGTTGAGGGTAGCGAAAATACCTGCCGGTCGTCGATCCTCAATGAGAGAACAGACAATGGCATTGTCGAAAACTATATGTTTTGGTCAGTAGGCTTTGCATACTTGATGGAGAAATTACATACACTTGATAGGAGTCCATTTGATTTGCTCTCGGACGTACTCTTCTTGTTCGGCCCTGAGTGTCAATTCAATAAAAATTTGTTGAAGCTTCTCGTTAACATAATTAATACAGAGCTGTTCGAAGCTGTTGTCCTGGAAAATCTCAAAACCACTACATGTACGATATCAGTTGATTGTTCAAAACTCCAATTGATACGTACTAGATATCAAGCACACCAATAACATAGTCAGTTGCAGTTTGCGGCTTCATGGAGACATTGACTCGGCTAACGATCCACTCAAACAGATTATTGTAACTTGGCAtgtcaatgttttttttttgacGCGACAAACCAACTTACAGAGCTTTCGCTAATGCATCTCTCCCAGAAGAAGCTTGAGCCATATTCTGTGGCACCTCATAGACACTACCTCTCCTGCCGCCTCTTTGTGTTTCCATTATCCTTGTCAACAACGCTTTTTGCAGCTGCCCAGGATCAACCTCCATCAAGTACGCTGCAAAATCTGTAACTCCTGTATCGTTAATGATTGCATTGCCATCAGCTCCTTCAACGAAATCAATATTGCCTAGCCAAAGGATGGTCGCCAATACGCGAAAGATGGAAGTTTGTTCTTCAGACGTAAGGCCAATGACCTGCATGGCCCGAAGGGTTTCTTGAAAGTCAGAGGCATCGTTAATGGATTTGACATCGAGACAGTTGCTACGGCTTGTGTATGCGTAAGCTTCTGGACCTTGAAGTCCGAATGCCTCTATAATGAAATGTGAGCACGTTGATGAATGAAACATAGTGAATCCAGCATACCCCTCATCTCAGCGGGGGCGCCCTTGGTGAATTGGTAAAATATGTGAAAGTCTCGCTCGTCATCAATCTGACCAACGACTCGACCCTAAACGGCGATTTTAGTAAATGCGACCATGCTTGTTTGGTCCTCGTACTTTTTCAAGCAAATAGTTTGTGATCTGAGCGCCCACAGGCTGTCCCATACTGTTGAACATAATTTCAAGATATTTTCCCTATATTGTGTTAGCTACTTTAGATGTTCACATAAAACCCAACCTACATGCCGACTAGAGTTATCATTTCTCAACGTTTTTGCACAACC
This window contains:
- a CDS encoding myosin-1; its protein translation is MAPSKKAGKKGVVGGLPSGSSKPQRIQKADWSEGFKKKKSAGVPDMTLLSTITNEAINDNLKARFQNQEIYTYIAHVLISVNPFRDLGIYTNEVLNSYRGKNRLEISPHVFAIAESAYYRMTTEKENQCVIISGESGAGKTEAAKRIMQYIAAVSGGESGGGIEGIKEMVLATNPLLESFGCAKTLRNDNSSRHGKYLEIMFNSMGQPVGAQITNYLLEKGRVVGQIDDERDFHIFYQFTKGAPAEMREAFGLQGPEAYAYTSRSNCLDVKSINDASDFQETLRAMQVIGLTSEEQTSIFRVLATILWLGNIDFVEGADGNAIINDTGVTDFAAYLMEVDPGQLQKALLTRIMETQRGGRRGSVYEVPQNMAQASSGRDALAKALYNNLFEWIVSRVNVSMKPQTATDYVIGVLDIYGFEIFQDNSFEQLCINYVNEKLQQIFIELTLRAEQEEYVREQIKWTPIKFFDNAIVCSLIEDRRPAGIFATLNDATATAHADPSAADNSFIQRSSMLASSPNFEARGNKFLIKHYAGDVLYNVAGMTDKNKDTLIKDILDLIEGSKDTFLHTLFPEKVDHTSKKRPPTAGDKIKLSANLLVDNLMKCQPHYIRTIKPNQHRSPTEYDDKAVLHQVKYLGLQENIRVRRAGFAYRAEFSKMIQRFYLLSPATSYAGNYIWTGDDRSGCERILTDAKIKKEEWQMGVTKAFIKNPETLFYLEGERDRYWHTMASRIQRAWRAHVRRKHEAATKIQRFWKNQREGLVYARKRDYGHEVLAGRKERRRFSLLGMRKFMGDYLDVGGKSPQGELLRNAATIGPAEQVYFSSRAELLVSKLGRSSKLSPRFLIITDKAVYFVISLVKDGRIQTILERKIPLVSIRAISLTNLQDDFVALNVNSCEEGDPVFTSAFKTEMVTVILSLTGGNINVNIGPAINYAKKKEKHAVIKAQKNETIVGDAAYKSHTIQIASGQPPNSVSNPMPPRKPKAKKAARAVQSSRPMNTGRPAAVALPGATKPAAPTILSNTPSSLVSNKTPANSITASASRPAPSIPGRGVLPPPPPPPAAGPPKETYTALYNFTGQEGEINLVKGEEVELKEKEDNGWWMVIKNGQEGWAPSNYLKIVEQAPPPPPPPPPPAHRLPPSIPPSAPITNGSAVQSWKTKNAATATLASSGSSPIPSRPTSAAGRVPPVIKTKPVIPAKPALSGKPSVPTAPKFQPKIANKLGQVQQPGKAPGQMDLAAALAKRAARSHDEDD